Genomic window (Scleropages formosus chromosome 16, fSclFor1.1, whole genome shotgun sequence):
aaaaaaaacaagctttaaGTTGCTCCCAACAGGACACTCACAGGCATTAAAATCAATATCTTCATTGTAACCTTACTTCATTATAGAAGTTCAGGAGGAGGTACCTTACAGCGTTTTACAGTCCCACACTTATCACCTCGAAATCTTGCAATGCGAAGATCATGCATTCTTGTGACAACACGTGATTAGTGTGGGGTTTTTTTGCAACTTGCCATCAAAACAGGAGTgcatttcagaatttctctCTCGTGAAGAAAAGcactacatttttttgtagCCGTACACAGCTGAGCTCAGCCACACTTGAGTCTTCCGCATCGCAGTGTCTAGTTTCATTAGAAACTCCTTTGTTCCCTCTACTTTGTTTCCCTCCTCAAAGCTTGAGATTCAAAACAGTGCGCGAGTCCGCCCGTCCAACCACATCGCTCCGCTCCACAAGAAGGTTCGTGCAAAACCTATTTGGCGCCGTCGGTTTTAAATCCCCGTCTTAACCAATCGCCTGCGCTCTGTGATCCGCTCCACCGCACGCGAAGCTGTTTGACTGACATGCGTAAAGCTCGAGGCAGGAAAAGAAAGCGAATCCGACCAGTGGCAGGGCAGCGCGAGCTCCTAGGGCCCGCCTTAGGATTCAAATTTGAACGTATCTGGCGGCCAACGGCGCGGCGCGAGGGAGGAGCTCGAAGAGCATTTAATCAAGTTTGTGTGCGGTGCGCTactgaaaaaagtgtgtgaagAAGTTGAGGAGTGCACTCTACGACAAAGTACGAGGTGAGTAGTAGCCCTTAGCTGTTGTGTAACTCGGGTTTTCTTGGCATTATGTGCGTAAGTTATGTTTGTTGGGGTGAAAGATCATTAGTGTAACGCCAACTTGTGGGTTGTTTTTGTGTAGgaaattattgaattttttttttttttttaaattacatttctgattTCTGTAGCTCGGCGAGTTAATTAGAGGTAAACATACTCTGTTAAAGTCATATTACCTACCGTCACTTTAAGTGATCCTAGAGAAACAGACTTACTTGCTTATTTCGAGTTTCTGTGATAGTCTTTAGTAACACGTTTATGATTATTGCGGGGCGAATGTCAACAACTGGGGCTTGAATAGCCTATTTCAGACTTTGTGTACATAAACATTATACGTTTTTTTTAAACCGACTTGGTATTTAGAAAGTGAGGAATTTCGAGTTTTAGTGGAAGCTAAAGGGTGAGGTGAATGTGGGCGCGTCACGAGGACGCATTTTAGGCGGGAACAAGATGGCGGCTCTGCTCATTGTTCTGGATtaacaaacaagaaaacaaacagcgcAGAGTGACGCGTGACAGGCTCGCGCAGCAGCGCTGCACTCGGCTCTGTTCGcctcaagatttttttttcttttttttgttttttgttttggttttaaacaAATCGCTCTTCTTGTTTGGCAACTCAGATTACCGCCATGGGCAAAGATCCGAACAAGCCGAGGGGAAAGACGTCCTCCTACGCCTTCTTCGTGCAGACGTGCCGGGAGGAGCACAAGAAGAAGCACCCGGGCACCGCCGTGAACTTCGCCGAGTTCTCGAAGAAGTGCTCGGAGCGATGGCGGACCATGTCGGCCAAGGAGAAGAGCAAGTTTGAGGAGATGGCGAAGACCGACAAGGCGCGCTACGAGCGCGAGATGAAGACCTACGTTCCCCCCAAGGGGGCAAAGGGCAGCAAGCGGAAGAAGGATCCCAACGCCCCCAAGCGTCCGCCGTGAGTACTGCGCCTGCCCCGCAGAGCCAAGAATGGTGGAATGTGGACGGGCAGGGTGTCAAACTTTGTCTTCTGCCCCCACCTTGTTGTATGATGCAGGTCCGCGTTCTTCGTCTTCTGCTCCGAGCACCGTCCCAAGGTGAAGAACGATAACCCGGGCATCTCCATCGGAGACATCGCGAAAAAGCTGGGCGAGATGTGGGCCAAGCAGAGCGCCAAGGAAAAGGCGCCCTACGAACAGAAGGCGGCGAAGCTGAAGGAGAAGTATGAGAAGGTACGTCCCGACCTGCCGCCGTGTTTTGAACGCACAGCTGACGGTGACGCCCACTGATGCGATGTCTTCGCCCGCAGGATGTGGCTGCGTACCGTGCCAAGTCGGGGGACGCCGGCAAGAAGGGGGGCCCCGGTCGGCCAGCTGGGGCCAAGAAGGCTGAGCCGAtggatgatgacgatgatgaggaggaggaagatgatgaggaagaggaggatgatgacgatgatgaggACGATTAGGCCTGGAAACTTGAGCAGTATTTACAAAACAATGTGaactttaaaatgcaatgtATTGTTTAGCATTTGGGTTTTCAGAACATGTACAGAAATGTGTATAGCTGTAATACATATTGGGTTCATGTGCTGTTTTGTAAATTTTAGTAGCTGGTCCTCAAAGCACTGCTTTACGTTTTTGAACAGTGGTGGTTCTTTTATGTTCCCGCTGCCGTTTTAAGTATAAGGAAACAATGTTATGTAGTATCaaaagtttgatttttatttttacttaactCGGagcttgacttttttttgttctgtgtgtagatgcaacatttttataataaaaatttttgtatattatgtgctttatttcaattatttggTAGCACTGGTGTTCCAAGAAGGGAGTTTTTATGTCAATTGACACTGTAGATAAATGTACTCAAAAGAtgctttttatattaaaagCATTCTTTATTGTCCCCCAAACcaaggaatatttaaaaaatgcatttcatgctTCTCTATATATACACTTACAAAACCccaaaatacagcaacacataGCAATCTTTAAGCTTAAGGCCTTAATGTCCAGTGTCAGACTGTATGGagaaagtaaacatttaaataatcatGAACTCTTTACATAAAACTCAAACCTATACTAAGGAAGGCTGGGAAGGGGAACTGGTCACGTGGTATTGCTCTTCACATGAAGTGGCTGTGGGCTTCTGATCATGAAGAACTGTCTCTTCCCTGCTTCCTGCAGTTACCCTCATAATTGTTTTAGACCCCTGATCAGAACCCCAAAATTTGACCTGTATATGTGTccagttacagctgctgttgcCTCCAAAAGGGGACAGGGTCTTGTGCTCCATGTGTCCTGCTCTTCTACACAGCAGCCAGAATGTTCATCTCCCACTTCTGTGTGCTCTTGTTCTTGTCGCACGGAGAGATGAACACCTTGTGCAGGACGTCGGACCGATCCAGACACTTGCCGGTTGGAAGGTGCGCGAACCGGTAGAGCTCCTGTCCGAGATTGAAAACTGCATTAATTAATGACTTCAGCAGGCAACATGCTACTATACAGTAATGCTACTGTATGGTACTATATAGTACCGATGCATGGGCGAGTgaccccattgtaagtagtgtgtatctaacagtgtaagttacctcagtgaataaggtgtgtgggctgataacactacacagagttcactggaagtcactttggagaaaagcatccggtaagtaaataaacgtaaatgtaacagTTGAGTGCTACTCCACTGTGGATGTTGAAAGGTTACTCACTTCTCCTCATACACTCTCAGAACTGAAGATGTCACAACAACCgatgaaataaaactgcattttcaacAGGTCAGAAGACCATACCATCCCAGAATGCTTAGCCCGTAGCCCTCCTTGGCCTTGTATATATTGTCAATGTGACCTGTACCTATTATCGGTTTTGATAGGGAAAAGCATGACAGATGACCTTAAAGTATTTCCATTCCATCATCTCGTTCTGCTTGCAGTGCGTTACGAAGATGGACGAGCTGTCGGCCGCTTTGGTCAGACACTGGTCATACTGCATG
Coding sequences:
- the hmgb2a gene encoding high mobility group protein B2a, coding for MGKDPNKPRGKTSSYAFFVQTCREEHKKKHPGTAVNFAEFSKKCSERWRTMSAKEKSKFEEMAKTDKARYEREMKTYVPPKGAKGSKRKKDPNAPKRPPSAFFVFCSEHRPKVKNDNPGISIGDIAKKLGEMWAKQSAKEKAPYEQKAAKLKEKYEKDVAAYRAKSGDAGKKGGPGRPAGAKKAEPMDDDDDEEEEDDEEEEDDDDDEDD